One region of Solanum pennellii chromosome 6, SPENNV200 genomic DNA includes:
- the LOC107022171 gene encoding uncharacterized protein LOC107022171, with amino-acid sequence MKQLNANVIQAILYTTWFGNVVPVPKKDGKTRVCVDYGDLNKASPKDNHFLPNIHILVDICEKHEIQSFVDCYAGYHQILIDEEDAEKTAFTTPRGLIAIGFVVTRKVIKFDPSKIKAILDSLPLKNKTEVMSLLGRLNYISRFIAQFATTCEPIFGLLQKDAAVRWTEDCQQAFEKIKMY; translated from the exons ATGAAACAACTGAATGCAAATGTGATCCAAGCCATTCTTTACACTACTTGGTTCGGAAATGTTGTTCCTGTGCCGAAAAAGGATGGAAAGACAAGAGTTTGTGTTGACTATGGAGATTTGAACAAGGCTAGTCCAAAGGACAACCATTTCTTGCCAAATATCCACATTCTAGTTGATATTTGTGAAAAACACGAGATTCAATCTTTTGTGGACTGTTATGCGGGGTATCATCAAATCTTGATCGATGAAGAGGACGCTGAGAAAACTGCTTTCACCACTCCACGGGGACTTATTGCTATAGG TTTTGTTGTCACTAGAAAGGTAATCAAATTTGATCCATCCAAAATAAAAGCCATTTTGGATTCGCTACCCCTGAAAAATAAGACCGAAGTCATGAGCCTACTTGGGAGGTTAAACTACATTAGCAGGTTTATTGCTCAATTCGCAACTACTTGTGAGCCCATTTTCGGACTTCTGCAGAAGGATGCTGCTGTCAGATGGACAGAAGATTGTCAACAAgcttttgaaaaaatcaaaatgtaTTAG